In Manis pentadactyla isolate mManPen7 chromosome 3, mManPen7.hap1, whole genome shotgun sequence, a single window of DNA contains:
- the PRDM14 gene encoding PR domain zinc finger protein 14: protein MALRPPVEAGPQDRVCYLPERIQNNPQHLATYYPPFPPYGHYGNTLTAMEEGFQPFRQLEATASASQPMPPFTFRTAPPLLSPGLTVQRESLYDLPWYSKLPPWYPISHLPREVPHFLNSSHEYTGPTSEDLGHIGGRSDSGQCCGPEIIIPPPPVDASLLPEWLKTSQLLSCSPSKPSEHDPKLLNQEGKSSHRYHFTQEDLHLVLYGVIPSLEHSARLHHAISGLLVPTDSPGSDSLPLDKDSLQLPEGLCLRQTMLGEVPHFGVFCCSPIAKGVRFGPFQGKVVNASEVKTYGDNSLMWEIFENGHLSHFIDGKGGAGNWMSFVNCARFPKEQNLVAVQCQGQIFYKSCKEIYQNQELLVWYGDCYEKFLDIPVSLQVTEQGQQASGPSAESAEGYKCERCGKVFTYKYYRDKHLKYTPCVDMGDRKFPCSLCKRSFEKRDRLRIHVLHVHEKHRPHKCSTCGKCFSQSSSLNKHMRVHSGDRPYQCVYCTKKFTASSILRTHIRQHSGEKPFKCKYCGKSFASHAAHDSHVRRSHKEDEGCSCSICGKTFPDQDSVYSHMKFHEDY, encoded by the exons ATGGCTCTGCGGCCGCCAGTTGAGGCCGGACCCCAGGACAGGGTGTGCTACCTGCCTGAGAGGATCCAGAACAACCCCCAACACCTGGCCACTTACTACCCGCCTTTCCCGCCCTATGGCCACTACGGGAACACCCTAACAGCTATGGAGGAGGGTTTCCAACCTTTCCGGCAGCTGGAGGCCACCGCGTCTGCATCCCAGCCTATGCCCCCCTTCACCTTCCGGACCGCGCCTCCCTTGCTGAGCCCTGGCCTGACAGTACAGAGGGAGTCACTCTATGATCTGCCCTGGTACAGCAAGCTGCCACCGTGGTACCCAATTTCGCACCTCCCCAGGGAGGTGCCACACTTCCTCAACAGCAGCCACGAGTATACCGGCCCCACCAGTGAAGACCTGGGCCACATAGGTGGCCGAAGCGACAGTGGCCAGTGTTGTGGACCAGAAATTATAATTCCACCACCTCCTGTGGATGCTTCCCTGTTACCTGAGTGGCTGAAGACCTCCCAGTTATTATCTTGCTCCCCCAGCAAGCCGTCTGAGCATGACCCCAAACTCCTGAACCAGGAGGGGAAGTCATCTCATCGCTACCACTTCACACAGGAGGACCTGCACTTAGTTCTGTACGGGGTCATTCCCAGCCTGGAGCACTCAGCCCGCCTGCACCATGCAATTTCCGGCCTCCTTGTCCCCACAGACAGCCCTG ggtctgattctcttcctctggATAAAGACTCCCTTCAACTGCCAGAAG GGCTCTGCCTGAGGCAGACGATGTTAGGGGAGGTCCCACATTTTGGTGTGTTCTGCTGTAGCCCCATTGCCAAAGGAGTCAGGTTTGGGCCCTTTCAAGGTAAAGTGGTCAATGCCAGCGAAGTCAAGACTTATGGAGACAATTCTCTGATGTGGGAG atcTTTGAAAATGGTCATTTGAGCCACTTCATAGATGGAAAAGGAGGTGCAGGAAATTGGATGTCCTTTGTCAACTGTGCCCGCTTCCCCAAGGAGCAGAACCTTGTTGCAGTGCAATGTCAAGGGCAGATATTTTATAAGAGCTGCAAGGAGATCTACCAGAACCAAGAGCTCCTTGTGTGGTATGGAGACTGCTATGAAAAGTTTTTGGACATTCCTGTAAGCCTTCAGGTCACAGAACAGGGGCAGCAGGCATCCGGGCCCTCTGCAG AGTCTGCAGAAGGTTACAAATGTGAAAGATGCGGAAAAGTATTCACCTACAAGTATTACAGAGATAAGCATCTCAAATACACCCCCTGTGTGGACATGGGTGATAGGAAATTTCCCTGCTCTCTCTGCAAACGATCCTTTGAGAAGCGGGACCGGCTCCGGATCCATGTCCTCCATGTGCACGAGAAGCACCGGCCACACAAA TGTTCAACATGTGGGAAGTGTTTCTCTCAGTCTTCCAGTTTAAACAAACACATGAGAGTCCACTCTGGAGACAGACCATACCAGTGTGTGTATTGTACAAAG AAATTTACTGCCTCCAGCATACTCCGCACACACATCAGGCAGCACTCCGGGGAGAAGCCCTTCAAATGCAAGTACTGTGGTAAATCCTTCGCATCCCACGCTGCCCATGACAGCCACGTCCGGCGCTCACACAAGGAAGATGAGGGCTGCTCCTGCAGCATCTGTGGAAAAACCTTCCCCGATCAGGACTCTGTCTATTCCCACATGAAATTTCATGAAGACTACTAG